A region of the Phaseolus vulgaris cultivar G19833 chromosome 11, P. vulgaris v2.0, whole genome shotgun sequence genome:
gaacatcataacctcctcattaacaatggatgagttcttcagaaTATCCCAATGCAGTtaagctaaggagatgtgggaggtcttggaagtcactcacgagggtactgaagatgtgaagaggtcaagaaaacattCTCTCATCCAAGGATATGGATTGtttagaatgcaacccgaggagagcattggtgatgtgcagaaaaggttcactcatattgtgaatcaccttacTGGTTTGGTAAAGGAATTTGACAgggaggaactcaacataaaaatgctgaagtgcctcgacagaagctgacAACGcaaggtgactgccatatcaGAAAGCTGTGATCTGTCAAACCTGCAACTGCTGCACTCTTTTGGAAattaatggagcatgagctggagctcaagagactcaaagagcaggaaacagtggaaagaaaacccaaaggacttgcactgaaagcaagtgAACAGAATGAGATCAgtgaggaaaaagaagatgctgaacaTGAGGATACAATCAGCCTACTTACAAAGAGATTCAACAAATTCCTGAAGAAGAAAAGCAGagataggaaccagcagaaaagaaggtatcctaaacctaatgactcaaattcctctaactatacttgctttggctgtggcaaaacagggcacatcaaaatggattgtccaaacaatcaatcaaaggacaaatctgccagcaagaaggTTGAAAGGAGCAAGAGGAGAAAAGCTTACATTTCATGGGAAGAGaatgaagtatcttcaaccaACAGTTCTTCAATTGAGAGTGAGGAAAACAATTTTTGCTTCATGATGAAAGATGAAGGGTCAATCTTTGATTCAGTAAGTGAATTCTCTATGGaatctgataactatgatcaattgcttgctgctttcaaggaaacacatgatgaagcaaataggctagttgtaatatgcaataagttgcaaaaggtaaataatgtgcttgcacctaaagtaaaaacacttgaggaagaactgcataaggccaaaacagatctgataagccttgaactaacatgcttacatgcttctattaaaacctgtgaaaactgcaaaaaattggaaaacaagtggagtatttgctaaAAACTCTTTCCAATTTCCCCAAGGGAAGAGagaaccttgagtctctccttggctcacagaatgctgttttcaataagaatggtaTTGGTTATAAACCTGGAAAtctaaccaatgtcaaaaagctttcaagtttttttgttccagcaaaatcaggtttttcagcttttaacagtggcaaaaaggcatctcatgtaacctgtttttactgcataaaatctggtcatacctctaggtcatgcattgctagaaagcatcttgttcctaagaatttAGCAAAATGTCTACCAAAGGGAAGgtgttaatctgtgctggaccctatactgaaaagggtaccatttgtatcatcttcgttctgttttgcagataggcaacaatggtacttggatagtggttgttccaaacatatgattggagatcttacaaaattcactagcttgaagctcaaagcagagggacatgtaacctatgctGATAATAATCGAGgaaggattttgggcagaggcactgttggaacaaggaactcaaccactattgagaatgtgctttatgtagaaggactcaagcatagcctTCTCAGCATCAGtcaactttgtgacaaaggatacaaggtgaacttcaagtcaaagggctgcacaatctcaagtgacacctctggtaaggtgctgtttactggtaagagagtgaataacatatatcttttgaatatcatggaaactaactcttcaaatgagtgtttgctgtctagaagtgatgagtcttggctgtggcataggaggttagctcacatacacactaataacttaaataaactaaaatctaaagatcttgtttctggtttacctaacattaaatttcaggataacaggctctATGATGTTtatgtgaaaggtaaacaaattaGATCCTCTTTTAATTCAAAAGATATTgtttctacaaaaaatccattggatgtattacatatggacttatttggaccatctagagttgctagcttggcttgaaatttgtatgctttagttgttgtggatgactactctagatttacatggattttgtttcttgcacataaaaatGATGCTTACAATGCCTCtaagaaattagcaaaggtTTTACAGAATGAAAATGGTTTCTGcataaaatcaattcgaagtgatcatgggggagagtttcagaatgctagatttgagaggttctgtgagaagcatgggatatcaCATACCTTTTTAGCCCTTAGGACTCCctaacaaaatggtgtagtttaaaggaaaaacagatcattagaggaactagctagaactatgttaaatgaatctaagcttcctaagtatttttgggcagatgtaGTCTATACTGCAACTTATGTGTTAAACAGAACCTTAATTAGACCCATTCTTAAGAAAAcaccatatgaattgtataagggcaggaAACCTAATGTGAGACACCTTAAAGtgtttgggtgtaaatgctttgtattaaataatggcaaagaaaatcttggtaagtttgatgctaaatctgatgaaggtgtgcacattggttatgctttgaatggtcatgcatatagagtcttcaataaaaggttgctcacagtagaagaatcaatgcatgttgtatttgatgaaatagatcatagcatatctaaaactgctgctgaTGGCCTTGactataattaatttaaatttgttttaaatcaaaatgaatcgattcatatTGATACTGCTGAAACACATGCTATGCAAGAACCTACTGTgtctgcaggtttgccaaaagagtggaaaaccccgagagacctaacccttgataatgtcattgggaacattgagaaaggagtgtcaactagaaaattcTTGAATAACTTCTGTGaaacaatggcctttgtatctcaaagtggaactgtaccgtcccgtatccgggcgttgacaaagtcaaggtcaaagtcaacgcctggagtcaaagCCAACACAAGGCGTTACCTacgtgaagagacgccaagtgcccgtgtcgccaaggcaaggcgtcgcctaggtgaaggcgtcgcccaaccaaggcgtcgccaagatcaaatatcactaaggcaaggcaatcacagtgtggttccccgatacccatgggtaggaaagaccatggagggagcgacgctgtgggaaggcctcaggtcccgatgatccgagatagtgataaagagaagagaaaggtggcttcaaggccatagtgacaaCACCAgtatagggcagcctgactcgtgaagtacccctgccgcccagagatgcctttgggacagatacgacttgagaggagggtcacgcccagggtagccgggtgcagggtacgagaggaaggcagatacgctctcaaagtgagtgactagatgattggggcgCGAGTTGGCcccccaaaaagtcaccccttgcgcagtagcactcccaggcaggaggactcacacgtagaaacgtccccagatgggcagaaacgcccccagatggggtcatggcgtcgtgaggccctccacgtgtacgacagccaggtcagaatagaaacaccctttagtcaggtaccaagtaattaaagtcattcaatacaatttctgtttcgagcgttttaggtactataaaggctcccaagcgtttcaacgtcttaaatgcgctacgttttctaattagacacgctgattgagtgcgttacatttgtgattaaaagcgctttaagacgctttaaatgcttgggtagtttaaatagcgctgagaatgttcgGAACGGGGTTGGgagttttggcaaattttcccaaaatacactccagttgcttgctcgaagtcgtgaggctacgcacaagggactagaaaagaggttgtttgccagagcgagaatatacacacaatacacagttctttttaccacctttagagtgccatacgcgatgctcagatacggaggtgcacagttttggtgtttcttgctggctgacttgagcgtcggagtgcaaacggccgctagggcgcccttttgtcctctttttgcaggaatccacaggtaaccagcgggaaggagtccctagctgacggttgaggtcgcgcacaaagacgtcacaggtcaaccggacggaacagctcccaagcgtttcaacgtcttaaatgcgctacgttttctaattagacacgctgattgagtgcgttacgtttgtgattaaaagcgctttaaggcgctttaaatg
Encoded here:
- the LOC137839160 gene encoding uncharacterized protein yields the protein MEHELELKRLKEQETVERKPKGLALKASEQNEISEEKEDAEHEDTISLLTKRFNKFLKKKSRDRNQQKRRYPKPNDSNSSNYTCFGCGKTGHIKMDCPNNQSKDKSASKKVERSKRRKAYISWEENEVSSTNSSSIESEENNFCFMMKDEGSIFDSVSEFSMESDNYDQLLAAFKETHDEANSLKLKAEGHVTYADNNRGRILGRGTVGTRNSTTIENVLYVEGLKHSLLSISQLCDKGYKDNRLYDVYVKVVVDDYSRFTWILFLAHKNDAYNASKKLAKVLQNENGFCIKSIRSDHGGEFQNARFERFCEKHGISHTFLALRTP